In Pseudomonadota bacterium, a genomic segment contains:
- the nadA gene encoding quinolinate synthase NadA, with protein MTGNADVLERIKAAKERLGKDLIILAHYYQHRDIVKFADFVGDSLQLAQTASRQKNARYIVFCAVSFMAETARILCSPEQEVFHPEPDARCPLAEMANIDDVEKAWTAIQKTGKKIIPVVYVNSNADLKAFCGQNEGLACTSSNAKKVMEHILSEKKIPLFFPDENLGRNTAHTMGINDSEMFLWDPYAADGDRNTAAIKKAQVFLWRGFCIIHTMFLLSDVERVRKEHDNIKVVVHPECTPSVVDISDFAGSTSFIKDIVEQSEIGSKWAIGTEINFVNSIKAANPDKLVIPLKTSGCREMAKVTPEKLLHVLEGLVEGTPLHHVSVDASYVEHARTALKRMLEIA; from the coding sequence ATGACGGGAAACGCCGATGTACTCGAAAGAATAAAAGCTGCAAAAGAAAGGCTTGGAAAAGATTTAATAATACTTGCCCATTACTATCAGCACCGTGACATTGTAAAATTCGCCGATTTTGTCGGTGATTCGCTGCAGCTTGCCCAGACTGCCTCCAGGCAGAAAAATGCCCGCTATATTGTGTTTTGTGCAGTCTCTTTCATGGCAGAGACGGCAAGAATCCTTTGCAGTCCGGAGCAGGAGGTATTCCATCCCGAACCGGATGCGCGATGCCCACTTGCTGAAATGGCAAATATCGACGATGTAGAGAAAGCATGGACTGCCATACAGAAGACAGGCAAGAAGATTATCCCGGTAGTTTACGTCAATTCCAATGCAGATTTGAAGGCCTTCTGCGGACAAAACGAAGGTCTTGCATGCACCTCATCAAATGCAAAAAAGGTCATGGAGCATATTTTATCAGAAAAGAAAATTCCTTTATTTTTCCCTGATGAAAACCTGGGTAGAAATACGGCGCATACCATGGGCATCAATGACAGCGAAATGTTTCTCTGGGATCCCTATGCAGCCGATGGTGATAGAAACACAGCAGCCATAAAAAAGGCGCAGGTTTTCCTTTGGAGGGGGTTTTGTATTATCCATACGATGTTTTTATTGTCCGATGTGGAGCGTGTAAGAAAAGAACATGACAATATAAAAGTCGTTGTCCACCCCGAATGTACACCAAGTGTTGTTGATATATCGGATTTTGCAGGCTCGACAAGCTTTATAAAAGACATTGTAGAACAATCTGAGATTGGTTCAAAGTGGGCAATCGGAACAGAGATAAATTTTGTAAACAGTATAAAGGCGGCAAATCCGGATAAACTTGTTATACCCTTAAAAACCTCCGGATGCAGGGAAATGGCAAAGGTTACACCGGAAAAACTCCTTCATGTTCTTGAAGGTCTGGTTGAAGGAACCCCCCTTCACCATGTTTCTGTTGATGCATCATATGTTGAACATGCCCGGACAGCTTTAAAGAGAATGCTGGAGATTGCTTGA
- the nadC gene encoding carboxylating nicotinate-nucleotide diphosphorylase yields MKNNLYDYLKEDIGSGDVTTNSIVPKGHTSKARIIAKEDGVIAGNTFAAGVFMLLDNQLLYEEVVHDGERVKKGDVIAIVKGKTRAILSGERVALNILQRLSGIATLTRQFVDAVEDTETKILDTRKTSPGHRIAEKYAVRMGSGVNHRSDLSEMALIKENHIAVAGSIKEAIKRVHANSKVPVEVEVKNMAELMQALEENVDRILLDNWNIESTREAVSYTNKRVPLEASGNMTLESVTGVAKTGVDFISIGALTHSFKSLDISLLHEGV; encoded by the coding sequence ATGAAGAATAATTTATACGATTATCTGAAGGAAGATATCGGGTCCGGAGATGTCACAACAAACTCAATTGTGCCCAAAGGCCATACCTCAAAGGCACGTATAATAGCAAAGGAAGATGGTGTTATTGCAGGAAACACTTTTGCTGCAGGGGTTTTTATGTTGCTGGACAATCAGCTTTTGTATGAAGAAGTGGTGCATGATGGTGAGCGTGTGAAAAAAGGTGATGTTATTGCCATTGTTAAAGGAAAGACACGTGCAATCCTTAGCGGCGAGAGGGTTGCCTTAAATATCCTCCAGAGGCTTTCCGGCATAGCCACACTTACAAGACAATTTGTAGATGCTGTTGAAGACACAGAAACAAAGATACTTGATACAAGAAAAACATCCCCGGGACACAGGATAGCGGAAAAATATGCAGTAAGAATGGGCAGCGGTGTTAATCACAGGAGCGATTTAAGTGAGATGGCCTTGATCAAGGAAAATCATATAGCTGTTGCAGGGTCTATCAAAGAAGCGATTAAAAGGGTCCATGCAAACTCAAAAGTCCCTGTAGAAGTAGAAGTAAAAAATATGGCAGAGCTAATGCAGGCTTTGGAGGAAAACGTTGACCGGATACTCCTTGACAATTGGAATATAGAGTCTACACGTGAGGCGGTTTCTTATACAAACAAACGCGTTCCCCTTGAGGCATCGGGAAATATGACCCTTGAAAGTGTTACCGGGGTTGCAAAAACAGGTGTTGATTTCATCTCAATTGGTGCATTAACACATTCATTTAAGTCCCTTGACATAAGCTTGCTCCATGAAGGAGTTTGA
- a CDS encoding PAS domain S-box protein, with protein MGTDDIKENEQQRRMLQEYIFSLEDVQEKAEELAGAHEKLKQSQDFLIAVLDSTTHGICLVKNHTFIWCNNAFADILGWNQEDMIGQKSNIIFHDEEEHANIDRIIYNNPLKDRMLTYEYDFMHKDGHRVSCMVKGRPQDEHDLSKGYVFSVTDFTELKKTETALKNAYKELEGRTKDLLEANVNLNREIKDHKKTEDKLNQYRAHLEDLVMKRTAELKETNEKLQQEISERNQQEEALNKLKELESSMLGAIPHAVIGLKERIVIFANDSVEEVFGWKPEELIGKRTRTLYRTDADYEEIGTLYQVLEKQKVYSMEINCRHKDGRDIICKLNVSRIGTSLAEKHIVVMYEDITDKKRVENALRESEEKYRNIFDNTIEGILQSAPDGRILNANPALVSLYKADSLYELVNDVKNFGKLFVDPLRCEEFQRLLMEQSTVKSFEAELYCKDKNICWVSINARSVLDEDGKLIYYEGTLQDISEHKKLESQLLQSQKMEAIGTLAGGVAHDINNILMGIQGYTSLALFNLKSSHPNYEKLKSIEALVKSGADLTRQLLGFARGGRYEVKPSNINEIVAKTSMMFGRTKKEITIHTQYEEKPYTVDVDQGQIEQALLNLYVNAWQAMPGGGELHIETQNHFFDENNAKASYVKPGEYLKISVTDTGIGMDSKTKERIFEPFFTTKDMGHGTGLGLASVYGIVKNHGGFINVYSEKGHGSTFNIYLPASERAVQKEEAFISDTIKGTETILLVDDEETIIDVNKDFLELLGYSVIAARSGREAIETYKARAETIDLVILDMIMPDIGGAETFEFLKMVNPDVKAILSTGYSINGQATGIINRGCKAFIQKPFTIQTLSQKIREVLDN; from the coding sequence ATGGGAACAGATGATATAAAAGAAAATGAGCAGCAGCGGCGTATGCTTCAGGAATATATCTTCAGCCTTGAAGATGTCCAGGAAAAGGCTGAAGAACTTGCCGGCGCCCACGAAAAACTTAAACAATCCCAGGATTTTCTAATAGCTGTCCTCGACAGTACGACCCATGGCATATGTCTGGTTAAAAATCATACGTTTATCTGGTGTAATAATGCATTTGCAGATATTCTCGGATGGAATCAGGAGGATATGATCGGCCAAAAATCAAACATCATATTCCATGACGAAGAGGAACATGCAAACATTGACCGTATAATTTACAATAACCCCCTCAAAGACAGGATGTTAACATATGAGTATGATTTTATGCATAAAGACGGTCATCGCGTCAGTTGTATGGTAAAAGGACGTCCGCAGGACGAACATGATCTTTCCAAGGGATATGTATTCTCGGTTACAGATTTTACCGAATTGAAAAAAACCGAAACAGCGTTAAAGAATGCATACAAAGAGCTGGAAGGACGCACCAAAGACCTCCTGGAAGCAAACGTAAACTTAAACAGGGAAATAAAGGATCACAAAAAAACAGAAGACAAATTAAACCAATACCGGGCTCATCTTGAAGACCTGGTAATGAAAAGAACAGCAGAGCTCAAAGAAACTAACGAAAAACTTCAGCAGGAAATATCCGAACGCAACCAGCAAGAAGAGGCCCTTAATAAGCTGAAGGAACTGGAATCGTCTATGCTGGGCGCAATCCCCCATGCCGTTATTGGCTTGAAAGAACGTATCGTTATATTTGCCAACGATTCAGTGGAAGAGGTGTTCGGCTGGAAACCGGAAGAGTTGATAGGCAAAAGAACGAGAACCCTTTACAGGACAGATGCAGACTATGAAGAGATCGGCACTTTATACCAGGTTCTTGAAAAACAAAAAGTGTACAGCATGGAAATTAACTGTCGTCACAAAGACGGGAGAGATATTATCTGCAAACTGAACGTTTCAAGGATAGGAACAAGTCTGGCGGAAAAACATATTGTTGTTATGTATGAAGATATTACAGATAAAAAAAGGGTTGAAAACGCCCTCAGGGAAAGTGAGGAAAAATACCGCAATATCTTTGATAATACCATAGAGGGGATACTACAGTCAGCCCCTGACGGCCGCATATTGAACGCCAACCCCGCCCTTGTTAGTCTGTATAAAGCCGATTCGCTTTATGAATTAGTCAATGATGTCAAGAATTTCGGCAAACTGTTCGTAGATCCCTTACGGTGCGAGGAATTTCAACGCCTGTTGATGGAACAAAGCACGGTCAAGAGTTTTGAGGCAGAGTTGTACTGTAAGGACAAAAATATATGCTGGGTCTCCATTAATGCGCGTTCCGTTTTGGATGAAGACGGAAAGCTTATTTACTATGAAGGCACCCTGCAGGATATCTCCGAGCACAAAAAGCTTGAATCCCAACTGCTCCAATCCCAAAAAATGGAGGCCATCGGTACTTTAGCCGGAGGTGTTGCCCACGATATCAATAATATTCTGATGGGCATACAAGGCTATACATCTCTTGCGCTCTTTAATCTGAAAAGTTCCCACCCTAACTATGAAAAACTCAAAAGTATAGAAGCGCTTGTAAAAAGCGGGGCTGATCTGACAAGACAGCTCCTTGGCTTCGCGAGAGGGGGAAGATACGAGGTAAAACCTTCCAATATTAATGAGATCGTTGCAAAGACGTCCATGATGTTCGGCCGTACAAAAAAGGAGATTACGATTCACACACAATATGAGGAAAAGCCCTATACTGTGGATGTTGATCAGGGACAGATCGAGCAGGCCCTTTTAAACCTGTATGTAAACGCCTGGCAGGCTATGCCCGGAGGAGGTGAATTACACATAGAAACACAAAACCATTTTTTTGATGAAAACAATGCAAAAGCTTCTTATGTAAAACCCGGTGAATATCTTAAGATATCTGTAACCGATACGGGCATCGGCATGGACAGCAAAACAAAGGAGAGGATTTTTGAGCCCTTTTTTACAACTAAAGATATGGGTCACGGCACCGGTCTCGGACTCGCTTCAGTATACGGCATTGTGAAGAACCATGGGGGGTTTATTAACGTTTACAGTGAAAAAGGGCACGGAAGTACATTCAACATATATCTTCCCGCTTCAGAAAGAGCAGTACAAAAAGAAGAAGCATTTATCTCTGACACCATCAAAGGCACAGAGACAATTCTTCTTGTGGATGATGAAGAAACAATTATTGATGTTAATAAAGATTTTCTTGAGTTGCTCGGATACAGCGTCATAGCTGCAAGAAGCGGCAGAGAAGCCATTGAAACATATAAAGCAAGGGCAGAAACTATTGACCTTGTGATCCTGGATATGATCATGCCTGATATAGGGGGCGCAGAAACCTTTGAATTTTTAAAAATGGTTAATCCGGATGTTAAGGCCATTCTTTCAACCGGTTACAGCATTAACGGTCAGGCAACCGGCATAATAAACAGAGGTTGCAAAGCCTTTATACAAAAACCCTTCACCATACAAACATTGTCACAAAAAATCAGAGAGGTCCTCGACAATTAG